One segment of Candidatus Methylomirabilota bacterium DNA contains the following:
- the glnE gene encoding bifunctional [glutamate--ammonia ligase]-adenylyl-L-tyrosine phosphorylase/[glutamate--ammonia-ligase] adenylyltransferase — translation MKIDLVRAAPGDRRALAELKRRGFAEPGTALANLHALAPTPAEGALLDPILPRLLTELAGAPDPDMALNNLERLAAQGDRVVFLRTLAAHPGAIHLLARLGGTSQFLADTLRRYPQLFAWLLEPRTMRQWLGDELEAGLATSLAPFSKREARWNALRRFKYRQLLRIGTRDILGDADLTVTTEELSRLADVCLAAACRWADEALEPLYGVPQAPDGGRAGLAVIGMGKLGGDELNYSSDIDLIFVYGDDGETSGGSQGSLANGQYFAEAARAVVAALESVTDEGYAFRVDLRLRPEGRSGALILSLDGYRAYFADRAELWERQALIKARFCAGDAAVAARFFELVRPFVFRAGLDAGIVDEVRRMKQEIDRAQRAKRGERRNVKLGRGGIREVEFLVQALQLLYAGDDPWLRGGNTLRTLFRLTERGYLAPALGRTLGDALVFLRSVEHRLQILHEFQTHTLPEEPRALGLLARRMGIPLPPDAARRRFLAEYRRVTDAVHAAFRDFFDARPAPRAAPAPRIPTFTALKATGFVDPDRARQNLRLLLEGRPLLPYPARAAQALGRMFPVLLDALWQSPDPDEALNLFERFVAAAGPRAAWLELLAESPPLLVNLVRLCARGELMSQMLLAQPELLGSLADPATFAAHKTEREFRAALAPVLGPALGPSERKDLLRRLKQAEELRATWRMLLGVTDAERFSAELTGLAEAALAVAWLMAVSEMAARHGVPRDARGRFLDAVIVGVGKLGGRELSTGSDLDCFVIFDADGTTDGADPIEAAVFYHGAVEILQALLGDITAAGIVFSVDLRLRPGSKGSGFAASRASMAQYYREWADPWERQTLTRARLVTGSPAVGRGVRRLITALLHGPDAAPPDLKEMRMLRERMEKELGKETPGLFHVKFGKGGLVDVEFITQALQLVHGRRHPGIRRPNTLQAVRAIAAAGLLSAEDAAALADHYRFLRRVSGSLRLFGARPSDALELAGPFVSRVARGLEYPSRKDFLEDYRRRTTWVRALWNRVVPT, via the coding sequence ATGAAGATAGATCTGGTACGCGCGGCGCCGGGCGACCGGCGGGCGCTGGCCGAGCTCAAGCGGCGCGGCTTCGCCGAGCCGGGGACGGCGCTGGCCAATCTCCACGCGCTGGCCCCCACTCCCGCGGAGGGCGCCCTCCTCGATCCCATCCTCCCGAGGCTGCTCACCGAGCTCGCCGGAGCGCCCGATCCCGACATGGCGCTCAACAATCTCGAGCGTCTCGCCGCCCAGGGCGACCGCGTCGTGTTCCTGCGCACGCTCGCCGCGCATCCCGGCGCCATTCACCTGCTCGCGCGGCTCGGCGGCACCAGCCAGTTCCTCGCCGACACCCTGCGCCGCTACCCGCAGCTCTTCGCCTGGCTGCTCGAGCCCCGCACTATGCGGCAGTGGCTGGGCGACGAGCTCGAGGCGGGGCTCGCGACGAGCCTGGCGCCGTTCAGCAAGCGGGAGGCGCGGTGGAACGCGCTGCGCCGCTTCAAGTACCGGCAGCTCCTTCGCATCGGAACCCGCGACATCCTGGGCGACGCCGACCTCACGGTGACCACCGAGGAGCTTTCGCGGCTCGCCGACGTGTGCCTGGCCGCCGCCTGCCGCTGGGCGGACGAGGCGCTGGAGCCCCTCTACGGCGTCCCCCAGGCGCCCGACGGTGGCCGCGCGGGCCTCGCCGTGATCGGCATGGGCAAGCTCGGCGGTGACGAGCTCAACTACTCCTCGGACATCGACCTCATTTTCGTCTACGGCGACGACGGCGAGACCAGCGGAGGGTCGCAGGGCTCCCTCGCCAACGGGCAGTACTTCGCCGAGGCGGCCAGGGCGGTGGTGGCGGCGCTGGAATCGGTCACCGACGAGGGCTACGCCTTCCGCGTGGACCTGCGGCTGCGGCCGGAGGGCCGTTCCGGCGCGCTCATCCTGTCCCTCGACGGCTATCGCGCGTACTTCGCCGATCGCGCCGAGCTTTGGGAGCGACAGGCCTTGATCAAGGCGCGCTTCTGCGCGGGGGATGCTGCGGTGGCGGCGCGCTTCTTCGAGCTGGTGCGGCCCTTCGTGTTCCGCGCCGGGCTCGACGCAGGCATCGTGGACGAGGTGCGCCGCATGAAGCAGGAGATCGACCGCGCCCAGCGGGCCAAGCGCGGCGAGCGGCGCAACGTGAAGCTGGGCCGCGGGGGAATCCGCGAGGTCGAGTTCCTCGTCCAGGCGTTGCAGCTGCTCTACGCGGGCGACGACCCCTGGCTGCGCGGCGGCAACACGCTGCGGACGCTGTTCCGGCTGACCGAGCGCGGCTACCTCGCCCCCGCGCTGGGGCGCACGCTGGGCGACGCGCTGGTCTTCCTTCGCAGCGTGGAGCATCGTCTGCAGATCCTCCACGAGTTCCAGACACACACGCTGCCGGAGGAGCCGCGGGCCCTGGGTCTGCTCGCCCGACGCATGGGAATCCCGCTCCCGCCGGATGCGGCCCGGCGGCGCTTCCTCGCCGAGTACCGGCGCGTCACCGACGCGGTGCATGCGGCGTTCCGCGATTTCTTCGACGCGCGGCCGGCGCCGCGCGCGGCGCCCGCGCCTCGCATCCCGACGTTCACCGCTCTCAAGGCGACCGGCTTCGTCGATCCCGATCGCGCGCGGCAGAACCTGCGCCTCCTGCTGGAGGGCCGGCCGCTCCTGCCGTATCCCGCCCGCGCCGCCCAGGCGCTCGGGCGCATGTTCCCCGTGCTTCTCGATGCGCTCTGGCAGAGCCCGGACCCCGACGAGGCCCTGAACCTGTTCGAGCGCTTTGTGGCCGCGGCGGGCCCGCGCGCCGCCTGGCTGGAGCTGCTCGCGGAGTCGCCGCCGCTCCTCGTCAATCTGGTGCGGCTCTGCGCGCGTGGCGAGCTGATGAGCCAGATGCTGCTGGCCCAGCCCGAGCTCCTGGGGAGCCTGGCCGATCCGGCTACCTTCGCCGCGCACAAGACCGAGCGGGAGTTCCGCGCCGCGCTCGCGCCGGTGCTGGGGCCCGCCCTCGGCCCCTCCGAGCGAAAAGACCTCCTGCGCCGGCTCAAGCAGGCGGAGGAGCTGCGGGCCACCTGGCGCATGCTGCTCGGCGTCACCGACGCCGAGCGCTTCTCCGCCGAGCTCACCGGGCTGGCCGAAGCCGCACTCGCGGTGGCCTGGCTCATGGCGGTGAGCGAGATGGCCGCGCGCCACGGGGTGCCCCGCGACGCCCGCGGGCGCTTCCTCGACGCGGTCATCGTCGGGGTCGGCAAGCTCGGCGGCCGCGAGCTCTCCACCGGCTCCGACCTCGACTGCTTCGTGATCTTCGACGCCGACGGGACCACCGACGGCGCCGACCCGATCGAGGCCGCCGTCTTCTATCACGGCGCGGTGGAGATCCTGCAGGCCCTGCTCGGCGACATCACCGCCGCCGGCATCGTCTTCTCCGTGGATCTGCGGCTGCGTCCCGGCTCCAAGGGCAGCGGCTTCGCGGCCAGCCGCGCGTCGATGGCACAGTACTACCGCGAGTGGGCGGATCCCTGGGAGCGCCAGACTCTCACCCGGGCGCGCCTCGTGACGGGCTCGCCCGCGGTGGGGCGGGGGGTGCGGCGCCTGATCACCGCGCTCCTCCACGGCCCGGACGCCGCGCCGCCCGACCTGAAGGAGATGCGCATGCTGCGCGAGCGCATGGAGAAGGAGCTCGGCAAGGAGACGCCCGGGCTCTTCCACGTCAAGTTCGGCAAGGGAGGCCTCGTCGACGTGGAGTTCATCACCCAGGCGCTGCAGCTCGTGCACGGCCGCCGCCATCCCGGCATCCGGCGCCCCAACACGCTGCAGGCGGTCCGCGCCATCGCCGCCGCCGGCCTCTT